TCGATGTCCAAATTAGCCAGTTTTTCCAGCTCAACAATTAAATCTTCTCGTAATGTGCAGCAGATGCAGCCATTTGTCATTTCAACCATATTTTCATCTGCTCTGATAAACCCGCCTTCCTTCACAAGTTTAGCATCTACATTAATCTCGCTCATATCGTTCACGATTATTGCTATTTTAAACCCATGCTGTTTTTCAAGCAGATGATTAAGCAGGGATGTTTTTCCCGCTCCTAAAAATCCGCTTAATACTGTTACTGGAACTTTTTTGCTCATTTCCCCACACTTCTTTCTCTATCAATATATATACGACTTGGTGTAGCTCCTTTTTGAAATAAATATTTACCACTATACCCTTCTGTTATCTGGTCTACCTGCGCTATTACCAATTGGCAAATGCGCATACCGACTTGCAACTGTACAGGTACACGATTCGCATTAAACAATTCCAAAGTAATTTGTCCTGAAAATCCCGGATCAATCCACCCCGCATTTTGAATAAAGATGCCAAGTCTACCAACAGAGCTTCTTCCTTCTACAAAAGCTGTTAAATAATCAGGTAAACCTATTTGCTCCAATGTGGTTCCTAACATAAAGGTTTGAGGCGGAATTGTTATCGTATCCTTTTCTGTTACTTCAATTTCCCGATAGCTTGCCGGCTTATCAATGGATAAATAAGAGGTGGACATATCATCAATAATTAAAAATTCCTTACCTAGACACAGATCAACAGAAGCCGGCTGAATACTTAATTCCTTAAAAGGTTTGATAGACATTTGGTTATCGTATACGATTTTTTTAATCGTTTGTCCTGATAAAATCATCTGCTACAGCTCCTTACGATACTCTCCAAGGAAATGGGTTTCTGAATCGGGACCAGTCCTCACCCAGTTCCGACTCACTTAACAGGCAATGTTCCAAATCCTCCGTTATCTGCTCACGATCCAAATCCATTCCAATAAAAACAAGCTTTGTATGACGGTCTCCATATTCCGGACCCCATAAATCTCTAACTTCCGGATTATTTTTTAATATTTCTTTCTGCTGAGCTTCAGGTAACGAATCTACCCAATAAGCTAAAGGTTCTACTTCAACAGAAGGGCCTGCTTGCGAAAGCAATAATGCCATATCATGATGTGTGGCACACCATATTATCCCTTTTATCCGAACAATTTCTTCAGGCAATTCTTGATACCAGCTTACCAGGCGCTCCGTGTGGAAAGGTAGTCTTGATGTATATACGAACGAACCAATCCCATATTCTTCGGTTTCCGGCGTATGATTTTCGATTCCTTCATTCAATTCCTTTAACCAGCCGGCAGATTCACTAGCCTTCTCAAAATCAAATAAATTGGTATTTAATATTTCTTTCGGCTCTATTCTACAATGTTGGGTACGGATAACTTTTGCTTCTGGCTGTAATTTACGGATTACCTGCTCCAGCTT
This region of Oceanobacillus sp. FSL K6-2867 genomic DNA includes:
- the dcd gene encoding dCTP deaminase, producing the protein MILSGQTIKKIVYDNQMSIKPFKELSIQPASVDLCLGKEFLIIDDMSTSYLSIDKPASYREIEVTEKDTITIPPQTFMLGTTLEQIGLPDYLTAFVEGRSSVGRLGIFIQNAGWIDPGFSGQITLELFNANRVPVQLQVGMRICQLVIAQVDQITEGYSGKYLFQKGATPSRIYIDRERSVGK
- a CDS encoding GTP-binding protein yields the protein MKKIPVTVLSGYLGAGKTTLLNHILHNRDGLKAAVIVNDMSEVNIDSELVQTQGGFSRTEEKLVEMSNGCICCTLREDLLVEVEKLVEKEEIDYILIESSGISEPVPVAQTFSYIDETMGIDLTKYCRLDTMVTVVDANRFWHDFGSGDSLLSRKQAVSDADTRNIADLLIDQIEFCNVLILNKTDLVKEGDLQKLEQVIRKLQPEAKVIRTQHCRIEPKEILNTNLFDFEKASESAGWLKELNEGIENHTPETEEYGIGSFVYTSRLPFHTERLVSWYQELPEEIVRIKGIIWCATHHDMALLLSQAGPSVEVEPLAYWVDSLPEAQQKEILKNNPEVRDLWGPEYGDRHTKLVFIGMDLDREQITEDLEHCLLSESELGEDWSRFRNPFPWRVS